The segment AGTCTGAAATCCGTCGTATTGGCCATGTGGCTTTCCAGATTGCACAAAAGCGTAACAAGAAGTTGTGTTCCGTCGACAAGGCCAATGTGCTGGAATGCACCGAGTTCTGGAAAGAAATCATGATTGACGTGGCCAAGAACTACCCGGACGTCGAGTTGAGCCACATGTATGTCGACAATGCGGCCATGCAGTTGGTCCGGGCGCCCAAGCAGTTTGATGTGATCGTCACGGGCAACATTTTTGGCGACATCCTGTCGGACGAAGCTTCCATGCTGACCGGGTCGATTGGCATGTTGCCGTCTGCCTCGCTGGATCAGTCGAACAAAGGCTTGTACGAGCCGTGCCATGGATCGGCACCGGATATCGCAGGCAAGAACGTTGCCAACCCATTGGCCACCATTTTGTCGGTCGCCATGATGTTGCGTTACACGTTTGGTCTGGAAGAGACGGCGGCCCGTGTTGAAAATGCCGTCAAGCGGGTTTTGGCGCAAGGTTATCGGACTGCAGACATTGCAGAAGCTGGTATGGACAAGGTCTCAACTGCCGGCATGGGTGATGCTGTATTGGCTGTGTTGTAACCTGCACAACGCTTTGTGCAGCCAGATTGGGCCGGCTGGGTTTGAATCAAACAGTTTTTTTGAGTACTTTTGGATAGTTAAAGGAAGCAATCATGCGAGTAGGTTTAGTCGGTTGGCGTGGAATGGTGGGCTCCGTGCTGCTGGAACGGATGCGTGAAGAGAAGGACTTCGATCTGATCGAGCCGATTTTCTTTACCACCTCGAACGTTGGCGGCAAAGGTCCGGATGTTGGCAAGGACGTTCCACCACTGAAAGATGCCAAAAATATCGACGAACTGAAATCCATGGATGTCATCATCACCTGCCAGGGGGGTGATTACACGACCGAGATTCATCCGATGCTGCGTGCGGCGGGCTGGAATGGTTACTGGATTGATGCGGCGTCCACGCTGCGTATGGAACAGAATGCGATCATCATTCTCGATCCGGTCAACCAGCACGTCATTGATGGGGCGTTGAACAAGGGTGTTAAAGACTATATCGGCGGTAACTGTACTAATAGCCTGTTGTTGATGGGTGTTGGTGGTCTGTTCAAGGCCGGCTTGGTGGAGTGGGTCAGCTCCATGACCTATCAGGCTGCATCAGGTGCTGGTGCCCAAAACATGCGCGAATTGATTGCGCAAATGGGGTCGGCACACGCATCGGTTGCATCGCTGCTGGCAGACCCCAAGTCTGCCATCTTGGAGATTGATCGCAAATTGGCCGATACCATGCGCTCCGATGCATTTCCGACCGAGCAATTCGGCGTGCCGTTGGCGGGTAGTCTGATTCCTTGGATCGACAAGCAGCTTGATAATGGCCAGTC is part of the Chitinivorax sp. B genome and harbors:
- the asd gene encoding aspartate-semialdehyde dehydrogenase, with protein sequence MRVGLVGWRGMVGSVLLERMREEKDFDLIEPIFFTTSNVGGKGPDVGKDVPPLKDAKNIDELKSMDVIITCQGGDYTTEIHPMLRAAGWNGYWIDAASTLRMEQNAIIILDPVNQHVIDGALNKGVKDYIGGNCTNSLLLMGVGGLFKAGLVEWVSSMTYQAASGAGAQNMRELIAQMGSAHASVASLLADPKSAILEIDRKLADTMRSDAFPTEQFGVPLAGSLIPWIDKQLDNGQSKEEWKGQAEVNKILGTEATIPVDGLCVRIGAMRCHSLALTLKLKRDLPLSEIEAIIKSTNQWVKFVPNERELTVKELTPTVITGGLQVGVGRVRKLNMGPEYVSAFVCGDQLLWGAAEPLRRMLRILLAR
- the leuB gene encoding 3-isopropylmalate dehydrogenase; the encoded protein is MKIAVLPGDGIGPEIVAQAVRVLERLRVDGLAVELEQAPIGGAGYDAFGDPLPDSTLALARAADAVLLGAVGGPQYDKLDRPLRPERGLLRIRKELNLFANLRPAMLYPELAGASTLRPEVVSGLDIMIVRELTGDIYFGQPRGIHVNEQGEREGFNTMRYSESEIRRIGHVAFQIAQKRNKKLCSVDKANVLECTEFWKEIMIDVAKNYPDVELSHMYVDNAAMQLVRAPKQFDVIVTGNIFGDILSDEASMLTGSIGMLPSASLDQSNKGLYEPCHGSAPDIAGKNVANPLATILSVAMMLRYTFGLEETAARVENAVKRVLAQGYRTADIAEAGMDKVSTAGMGDAVLAVL